A region from the Nocardioides exalbidus genome encodes:
- a CDS encoding gamma-glutamyl-gamma-aminobutyrate hydrolase family protein, with product MDAPVVGLTTYRQQAAWGVWNTRADLLPTEYAAAVEVAGGVPVLLPPVGSPGAAARVVATIDALVVSGGADVDPGQYGAAPHERTAGWHPERDAWELALLTAAEAAGLPVLGICRGMQLMAVHAGGTLDQHTPDLVGHETHSPGGDAYGTVEVATEPGSRLAALVGAEVEVSCHHHQSVATHPGFTAVARAADGTLEAMEAAGERYCLAVQWHPETRVEIGLMAGLVAAARDHSDSRG from the coding sequence ATGGACGCACCCGTCGTCGGGCTGACGACGTACCGCCAGCAGGCCGCGTGGGGGGTCTGGAACACCCGCGCGGACCTGCTCCCGACGGAGTACGCCGCCGCGGTCGAGGTCGCGGGCGGCGTACCCGTGCTGCTGCCGCCGGTCGGCTCCCCCGGCGCGGCCGCGCGCGTCGTCGCGACGATCGACGCGCTCGTCGTGTCCGGCGGCGCCGACGTCGACCCCGGGCAGTACGGCGCCGCGCCCCACGAGCGCACCGCCGGCTGGCACCCCGAGCGGGACGCCTGGGAGCTCGCGTTGCTGACGGCCGCGGAGGCGGCCGGGCTGCCCGTGCTGGGGATCTGCCGGGGCATGCAGCTCATGGCGGTCCACGCCGGCGGGACGCTCGACCAGCACACGCCCGACCTCGTCGGGCACGAGACGCACTCCCCCGGCGGCGACGCCTACGGCACGGTGGAGGTGGCGACGGAGCCGGGCTCACGGCTCGCGGCGCTCGTCGGCGCCGAGGTCGAGGTGAGCTGCCACCACCACCAGTCCGTCGCGACCCACCCCGGCTTCACGGCCGTCGCCCGAGCGGCCGACGGGACGCTGGAGGCGATGGAGGCGGCGGGCGAGCGCTACTGCCTCGCCGTTCAGTGGCACCCGGAGACCCGCGTCGAGATCGGGCTCATGGCCGGGCTCGTGGCGGCTGCACGGGACCACTCGGACTCGCGCGGCTGA
- a CDS encoding VanZ family protein: protein MLHRHPFLALLSLAYLAFIGLVTLTPGSDQPDYQGLAARVLARLERYPSLDPVSSRLSIERIEFLANIGLFVPLGVFLLILVGSRLWFVAMMAGVVLTSMIESVQKSIPGRVSDPRDVAANSIGMFVGVGVALVLTLPATMRRQRERAARREGR, encoded by the coding sequence GTGCTGCACCGCCATCCCTTCCTCGCCCTGCTCAGCCTCGCCTACCTCGCCTTCATCGGCCTGGTGACGCTGACGCCCGGCTCGGACCAGCCCGACTACCAGGGGCTGGCGGCGCGCGTCCTGGCGCGGCTCGAGCGCTACCCCTCGCTCGACCCGGTCTCGAGCCGGCTCAGCATCGAGCGGATCGAGTTCCTCGCCAACATCGGCCTGTTCGTCCCGCTCGGGGTCTTCCTGCTGATCCTCGTCGGGTCGCGGCTGTGGTTCGTCGCCATGATGGCGGGCGTCGTGCTCACCTCGATGATCGAGAGCGTCCAGAAGTCCATCCCCGGTCGCGTGTCCGACCCGCGCGACGTCGCGGCCAACTCCATCGGGATGTTCGTCGGCGTCGGGGTCGCGCTCGTCCTGACCCTCCCGGCCACGATGCGACGCCAGCGGGAGAGAGCCGCACGACGAGAAGGCCGGTGA
- a CDS encoding SDR family oxidoreductase: protein MPRTYDLALPDLTGRRALVTGASDGMGLGMAASLAGAGTEVLMPVRNRAKGEAAAAKVRAQVPGARLVLHDLDLSSLDSVAALGETLLAEGEPIHLMINNAGVMTPPERQTTADGHELQLGTNHLGHFALTGRLLPLLRAGSARVTSQTSVAARSGTMNWDDLDWERSYDGMRAYRQSKIACGLFGLELSRRSAAAGWGITSNISHPGVAPTSLLAARPELGRSDDTTSVKVIRWLSAHGLLVGTPETAKLPALMAVTTGDDGGYYGPQWPGNAGGPPGPQKLWAPLRRDDDAARLWEVSEELTGVRFG, encoded by the coding sequence GTGCCCAGGACCTACGACCTCGCCCTTCCCGACCTGACCGGCAGGCGCGCCCTCGTCACCGGCGCCAGCGACGGGATGGGCCTCGGCATGGCCGCCTCGCTGGCGGGAGCCGGCACGGAGGTGCTGATGCCGGTGCGCAACCGGGCCAAGGGCGAGGCGGCCGCCGCGAAGGTCCGGGCGCAGGTGCCCGGCGCCCGGCTGGTGCTGCACGACCTTGACCTGTCGTCGCTCGACTCGGTCGCCGCGCTCGGCGAGACGCTGCTCGCCGAGGGCGAGCCGATCCACCTGATGATCAACAACGCGGGCGTGATGACGCCGCCGGAGCGGCAGACGACGGCCGACGGCCACGAGCTCCAGCTCGGCACCAACCACCTCGGCCACTTCGCGCTCACCGGACGCCTGCTGCCGCTCCTCCGGGCGGGGAGCGCCCGCGTGACGTCCCAGACGAGCGTCGCCGCCCGCAGCGGCACGATGAACTGGGACGACCTCGACTGGGAGCGGTCGTACGACGGCATGAGGGCCTATCGGCAGTCGAAGATCGCCTGCGGACTGTTCGGTCTCGAGCTGAGCCGCCGCAGCGCCGCCGCGGGGTGGGGGATCACGAGCAACATCTCGCACCCCGGAGTCGCCCCGACCAGCCTCCTCGCCGCGCGCCCCGAGCTCGGCCGCTCCGACGACACCACCAGCGTGAAGGTGATCCGCTGGCTCTCCGCGCACGGCCTCCTGGTCGGCACGCCCGAGACCGCGAAGCTGCCCGCACTGATGGCGGTCACCACGGGGGACGACGGCGGCTACTACGGCCCGCAGTGGCCCGGCAACGCCGGCGGTCCGCCCGGCCCGCAGAAGCTCTGGGCGCCGCTGCGCCGCGACGACGACGCGGCGCGCCTGTGGGAGGTCTCGGAGGAGCTGACGGGCGTCCGGTTCGGCTGA
- a CDS encoding helix-turn-helix transcriptional regulator, producing the protein MIDRTGLADFLRRRREALQPEDVGLPRGARRRTPGLRREEVAALSHMSTDFYSRLERERGPQPSEQMVASIAQGLHLSLDERDHLFRLAGHQPPTREAAGDHVSPGMLRIFDRLGDTPAEIVTELGETLRQTPLSVALVGDSRRWTGPARSIGFRWFTEPSARLLHPPEDHERYSRMYASGLRGVLTLRGPDSRAAHLAELLLERSEEFRHYWALHEVGVRPEEVKRYLHPSVGALELSCQVVQDPFQSHHLLVYTATPGTPSHEGLRLLAAVDAPALG; encoded by the coding sequence ATGATCGATCGCACCGGGCTGGCCGACTTCCTGCGCCGCCGCCGCGAGGCGCTGCAGCCGGAGGACGTCGGGCTCCCGCGCGGGGCGCGCCGGCGTACTCCCGGGCTCCGGCGCGAGGAGGTCGCGGCGCTGAGCCACATGTCGACCGACTTCTACTCCCGCCTCGAGCGCGAGCGCGGCCCGCAGCCGTCGGAGCAGATGGTCGCCTCGATCGCGCAGGGGCTGCACCTCTCGCTCGACGAGCGCGACCACCTCTTCCGCCTCGCCGGGCACCAGCCGCCGACGCGCGAGGCGGCCGGCGACCACGTCTCGCCGGGGATGCTGCGGATCTTCGACCGCCTCGGCGACACCCCCGCCGAGATCGTCACCGAGCTCGGCGAGACGCTGCGGCAGACGCCGCTCAGCGTCGCGCTCGTCGGCGACTCCCGGCGCTGGACCGGTCCGGCTCGGAGCATCGGCTTCCGCTGGTTCACCGAGCCGTCCGCCCGGCTGCTGCACCCTCCGGAGGACCACGAGCGCTACTCCCGGATGTACGCCTCGGGGCTGCGCGGCGTGCTCACCCTGCGCGGCCCGGACTCGCGCGCGGCCCACCTCGCCGAGCTCCTGCTGGAGCGGAGCGAGGAGTTCCGGCACTACTGGGCGCTGCACGAGGTCGGGGTCCGGCCGGAGGAGGTCAAGCGCTACCTCCACCCGTCGGTCGGGGCGCTCGAGCTGAGCTGCCAGGTCGTCCAGGACCCGTTCCAGTCCCACCACCTGCTCGTCTACACCGCCACGCCCGGCACCCCGAGCCACGAGGGCCTGCGGTTGCTCGCCGCCGTCGACGCGCCCGCCCTGGGCTGA
- a CDS encoding bifunctional 3'-5' exonuclease/DNA polymerase — MTRVHLSRLPGERVRVAEGGESSEIDLGDLASYVAGREVDGPRWVWDDTARWYPLLLAAGVRVGRCHDLRLCHHLLRRAPAVDASLLAGPESSLWDRLGPTVPSDPVLFSSDEAEHLEADLEDARQLAAIATSPDASRLGLLVAAESSGALAAAEMTHAGVPWRVDVHEELLTGLLGRRPPRGARPQLLEEAAGDVRRLLSAPGLNPDSRPELLAALRRNGIELTDTRAHSLRSVEHPVVEPLLRYKKLAHLFTTNGWSWIDEWVRDGRFRPSYQPAGSATGRWSSNGGGALSFPVQVRSAAVADEGWVLVVADVAQLEPRVLAGMSGDRALARAARGADLYQGMVDDGAVATRQHAKLGLLGAMYGATSGESGRMLADLNRRYPTAFGLVEEAARAGERGQVVRTLLGRGCPALGAGSWAESPDAPPADLDDQDRRRRSYGRFTRNFVVQGTAAEWASCWLADLRNRLWTLGADGPLEARPHLVFFLHDEVVVHAPAGLADVVAAEIASAASTAGRLLFRELPVDFPLNVSVVRSYAEAGKPV, encoded by the coding sequence ATGACCCGCGTGCACCTCTCCCGCCTGCCCGGCGAGCGAGTGCGGGTGGCCGAGGGTGGGGAGTCGTCGGAGATCGACCTCGGCGACCTGGCGTCCTACGTCGCCGGACGTGAGGTGGACGGGCCGCGCTGGGTCTGGGACGACACCGCGCGGTGGTACCCGCTCCTCCTCGCTGCGGGCGTGCGGGTCGGGCGGTGCCACGACCTCCGGCTGTGCCACCACCTGCTGCGCCGGGCCCCGGCGGTCGACGCGTCGCTCCTCGCTGGGCCGGAGTCGTCACTCTGGGACCGGCTCGGGCCGACGGTGCCGAGCGACCCGGTCCTCTTCAGCTCCGACGAGGCCGAGCACCTGGAGGCCGACCTCGAGGACGCGCGCCAGCTCGCGGCGATCGCAACCTCCCCGGACGCCTCCCGGCTCGGGCTGCTCGTGGCGGCCGAGTCCTCGGGTGCGCTGGCCGCCGCCGAGATGACCCACGCCGGCGTCCCGTGGCGCGTCGACGTCCACGAGGAGCTGCTGACCGGGCTGCTCGGCCGACGCCCGCCGCGAGGTGCGCGCCCGCAGCTGCTCGAGGAAGCCGCCGGGGACGTACGACGCCTCCTGTCCGCGCCCGGCCTCAACCCGGACTCCCGGCCCGAGCTGCTCGCGGCGCTGAGGCGCAACGGCATCGAGCTGACCGACACCCGGGCCCACTCGCTCCGGTCGGTCGAGCACCCGGTGGTCGAGCCGCTGCTGCGCTACAAGAAGCTGGCCCACCTCTTCACGACCAACGGTTGGTCCTGGATCGACGAGTGGGTGCGCGACGGCCGGTTCCGTCCGTCCTACCAGCCGGCAGGCTCGGCGACGGGCCGCTGGTCGTCCAACGGCGGTGGGGCGCTGTCCTTCCCCGTGCAGGTCCGCTCGGCGGCCGTCGCCGACGAGGGCTGGGTGCTCGTGGTCGCCGACGTCGCGCAGCTCGAGCCGCGGGTGCTGGCGGGGATGAGCGGCGACCGCGCGCTGGCCAGGGCCGCGCGGGGCGCCGACCTCTACCAGGGAATGGTCGACGACGGCGCGGTCGCGACCCGCCAGCACGCCAAGCTCGGGCTGCTCGGCGCGATGTACGGCGCGACCAGCGGCGAGAGCGGCCGGATGCTGGCCGACCTCAACCGGCGCTACCCGACCGCGTTCGGCCTAGTCGAGGAGGCGGCCCGGGCGGGCGAGCGCGGCCAGGTCGTCCGGACCCTGCTCGGCCGGGGGTGCCCGGCCCTCGGCGCGGGCTCATGGGCCGAGTCGCCCGACGCGCCGCCGGCCGACCTCGACGACCAGGACCGGCGGCGCCGGTCCTACGGCCGGTTCACCCGCAACTTCGTCGTCCAGGGCACCGCCGCCGAGTGGGCGTCGTGCTGGCTGGCCGACCTGCGCAACCGGCTCTGGACGCTCGGCGCCGACGGGCCGCTGGAGGCGCGCCCCCACCTGGTCTTCTTCCTCCACGACGAGGTGGTGGTCCACGCGCCCGCCGGGCTCGCGGACGTCGTGGCGGCCGAGATCGCCTCCGCCGCGTCGACCGCCGGGCGGCTGCTCTTCCGCGAGCTGCCGGTCGACTTCCCGCTCAACGTCTCGGTCGTCCGGTCCTACGCCGAGGCGGGCAAGCCCGTGTGA
- a CDS encoding BCCT family transporter, which yields MATPTTEPLTEPPADVSTEPSAAPGDDPHPALDAAIEPVEPRGSGLDTVVFGVTAAIALAFLAWGLVSTSSLSTASGEGLAWTMTNTGWLFVLTASAFVVFVIWLAMGRFGNIPLGRDDEQPEFRTVSWIAMMFSAGMGIGLMFYGVSEPVSHFATPPPGTGDTGSAQTAMATTLFHWTLHPWAIYAVVGLAIAYGSFRKGRVQLISAAFEPLLGERAHGPAGKVIDMLAIFATLFGSAASLGLGALQIRSGLEIVGGIGTGGNALLVGIIAVLTVAFVLSAVSGVAKGIQWLSNINMVLAVALAVFVFVVGPTVFMLNLLPTALGSYVDQLPEMAARTGAEGAEVSEWLSGWTVFYWAWWLSWTPFVGMFIARISRGRTIRQFVTGVLLVPSLVSLAWFAIFGGAAIKLQQDGVDIAGAGGIESQLFTVLDQFPLATVSSILVMVLVAIFFVSGADAASIVMGSLSEHGAEEPRKPTVVFWGVATGLVAIVMLLAGGADALNGLQSITIIAALPFVLVMVALAVALVKDLSADPLVVRRQYAIEAVEAAVVTGVTEHGDDFVIAVEKDPEA from the coding sequence ATGGCTACGCCTACAACTGAACCCCTGACCGAACCGCCGGCCGACGTCTCGACCGAGCCCTCCGCAGCTCCCGGCGACGACCCGCACCCCGCCCTCGACGCCGCGATCGAGCCCGTCGAGCCGCGCGGCTCCGGCCTCGACACGGTCGTCTTCGGCGTCACCGCCGCGATCGCCCTCGCCTTCCTCGCATGGGGCCTGGTGAGCACGTCCTCGCTGAGCACCGCCTCCGGAGAGGGCCTCGCCTGGACGATGACCAACACCGGCTGGCTCTTCGTGCTCACCGCGTCGGCCTTCGTGGTCTTCGTGATCTGGCTGGCGATGGGCCGCTTCGGCAACATCCCGCTCGGGCGCGACGACGAGCAGCCGGAGTTCCGCACGGTGTCGTGGATCGCGATGATGTTCAGCGCCGGCATGGGCATCGGCCTGATGTTCTACGGCGTCAGCGAGCCCGTCAGCCACTTCGCCACCCCGCCCCCGGGCACCGGTGACACCGGCAGCGCCCAGACGGCGATGGCCACCACGCTGTTCCACTGGACGCTCCACCCGTGGGCGATCTACGCCGTCGTGGGGCTCGCGATCGCCTACGGCTCCTTCCGCAAGGGCCGCGTCCAGCTGATCAGCGCCGCCTTCGAGCCGCTCCTCGGCGAGCGGGCGCACGGTCCGGCGGGCAAGGTCATCGACATGCTCGCGATCTTCGCGACCCTCTTCGGCTCGGCCGCCTCGCTCGGTCTCGGTGCGCTGCAGATCCGCTCCGGCCTGGAGATCGTCGGCGGCATCGGCACCGGTGGCAACGCGCTGCTCGTCGGCATCATCGCCGTCCTCACCGTCGCGTTCGTGCTCTCCGCGGTCTCGGGCGTCGCCAAGGGCATCCAGTGGCTCTCCAACATCAACATGGTCCTCGCCGTGGCCCTCGCGGTCTTCGTGTTCGTCGTCGGCCCGACCGTCTTCATGCTCAACCTGCTGCCGACCGCCCTCGGCAGCTACGTCGACCAGCTGCCCGAGATGGCCGCCCGCACCGGCGCCGAGGGCGCCGAGGTCAGCGAGTGGCTCTCCGGCTGGACCGTCTTCTACTGGGCCTGGTGGCTCTCGTGGACGCCGTTCGTCGGCATGTTCATCGCCCGCATCTCGCGCGGTCGCACCATCCGCCAGTTCGTCACCGGCGTGCTGCTCGTGCCCAGCCTGGTGAGCCTGGCCTGGTTCGCGATCTTCGGCGGCGCCGCGATCAAGCTGCAGCAGGACGGCGTCGACATCGCGGGTGCCGGCGGCATCGAGTCGCAGCTCTTCACGGTGCTCGACCAGTTCCCGCTCGCGACCGTGTCGAGCATCCTGGTCATGGTCCTGGTCGCGATCTTCTTCGTCTCCGGTGCCGACGCCGCCTCGATCGTGATGGGCTCGCTGTCCGAGCACGGCGCGGAGGAGCCCCGCAAGCCGACCGTCGTCTTCTGGGGCGTCGCCACCGGACTCGTCGCCATCGTCATGCTCCTCGCCGGCGGCGCCGACGCGCTCAACGGCCTGCAGTCGATCACGATCATCGCGGCGCTGCCGTTCGTGCTGGTGATGGTGGCCCTCGCCGTCGCACTGGTGAAGGACCTCTCGGCGGACCCGCTCGTCGTGCGCCGGCAGTACGCCATCGAGGCCGTCGAGGCCGCGGTCGTCACGGGAGTCACCGAGCACGGCGACGACTTCGTCATCGCCGTGGAGAAGGACCCGGAGGCCTGA
- a CDS encoding LysR family substrate-binding domain-containing protein: MIAPLRVGFVTGATPDKWARSWRAGRRESLHLVPTTEADQVDGVRDGSLDMAIVRLPVDRDDLHCVRLYDELQVAVASREHLLAAADDEVSLADLADEQLVRPHASGWTPTADQLDWPPMSEQEAIETVAAGTGVVILPMSVARIHQRKDVVSRVVSDLGPTTIALVWRIERDDEVTQAFVGVTKGRTPRSSR, from the coding sequence ATGATCGCTCCGCTGCGCGTCGGCTTCGTCACCGGCGCGACCCCCGACAAGTGGGCGCGCAGCTGGCGTGCCGGCCGTCGCGAGTCGCTCCACCTCGTGCCGACCACCGAGGCGGACCAGGTCGACGGGGTGCGGGACGGAAGCCTCGACATGGCGATCGTCCGGCTCCCCGTCGACCGCGACGACCTGCACTGCGTGCGGCTCTACGACGAGCTCCAGGTCGCGGTCGCCTCGCGCGAGCACCTGCTCGCGGCCGCCGACGACGAGGTGAGCCTGGCCGACCTGGCCGACGAGCAGCTCGTACGCCCCCACGCCAGCGGCTGGACGCCGACGGCCGACCAGCTCGACTGGCCACCCATGTCGGAGCAGGAGGCGATCGAGACCGTCGCCGCCGGCACGGGCGTCGTCATCCTCCCGATGTCGGTCGCGCGCATCCACCAGCGCAAGGACGTCGTCAGCCGGGTCGTCTCCGACCTCGGGCCGACCACCATCGCGCTCGTGTGGAGGATCGAGCGCGACGACGAGGTCACCCAGGCGTTCGTCGGGGTGACGAAGGGCCGCACACCTCGCTCCTCGCGCTGA
- a CDS encoding sulfotransferase has product MRELDHVFVMTYGRSGSTLLMGILNSIPGWLLRGENRHAMRHLYEFHRSGLTERDRVDPARASQPTHPWFGIEGFPEDASLLHIRMLAEATLLRPEPDTRVTGYKEIRWYDEDLADYLEFLRQVFPGARFVLNTRNLEDVASSNYWTHKDDPLGQVRAIEEKMLGAAETLGDAVFHVRYDDYVADPGVLRGLFEWLGEVYDQDSVEAVLATPHSRRGKHRD; this is encoded by the coding sequence GTGAGGGAGCTCGACCACGTCTTCGTGATGACCTACGGCAGGTCAGGCTCGACGCTGCTGATGGGCATCCTCAACTCGATCCCCGGCTGGCTGCTGCGCGGGGAGAACCGCCACGCGATGCGCCACCTCTACGAGTTCCACCGGAGCGGCCTGACCGAGCGCGACCGCGTCGACCCCGCCCGGGCGAGCCAGCCGACCCACCCGTGGTTCGGCATCGAGGGCTTCCCCGAGGACGCCTCGCTCCTGCACATCCGGATGCTCGCCGAGGCGACCCTCCTGCGGCCCGAGCCGGACACCCGGGTCACCGGCTACAAGGAGATCCGCTGGTACGACGAGGACCTCGCCGACTACCTCGAGTTCCTCCGGCAGGTCTTCCCCGGCGCACGCTTCGTGCTCAACACCCGCAACCTCGAGGACGTCGCCTCCAGCAACTACTGGACCCACAAGGACGACCCGCTCGGCCAGGTCCGCGCCATCGAGGAGAAGATGCTCGGCGCTGCCGAGACGCTGGGCGACGCGGTCTTCCACGTGCGCTACGACGACTACGTCGCCGACCCCGGGGTGCTGCGCGGGCTGTTCGAGTGGCTCGGCGAGGTCTACGACCAGGACTCGGTCGAGGCCGTGCTCGCCACGCCGCACTCGCGCCGCGGCAAGCACCGCGACTGA
- a CDS encoding GuaB1 family IMP dehydrogenase-related protein → MQFLDGATPPHDLTYDDVFMVPRSSSVASRYDVDLATSDGTGATLPLVVANMTAIAGKRMAETVARRGGITVIPQDIPIPVVADVVAWVKQRHTVFDTPIELRPDQTVAEALSLIPKRAHKAAVVVQDGRPVGVVSEADCAEVDRFAQVGSVMNQAVVTVSASTDPREVYDAIERAKAPLAVAVSETGALVGALTRLGALRATLYAPAVDATGGLRIAAAVGVNGEVKERASELLAAGVDCLVVDTAHGHQDRMVQALQAVRSLAPEVPVAAGNVVSAEGTRALVEAGADIVKVGVGPGAMCTTRMMTGVGRPQFSAVLECSAAARELGKHVWADGGVRHPRDVALALAAGASSVMIGSWFAGTHESPGDLMHDADGRPFKVSFGMASARAVANRTSGESSYDRARKGLYEEGISSSRMYLDPQRPGVEDLIDQICSGVRSSCTYAGARDLTELHERALVGVQSAAGFHEGRPLDRSW, encoded by the coding sequence GTGCAGTTCCTCGACGGCGCGACGCCGCCCCACGACCTGACCTACGACGACGTCTTCATGGTCCCGCGCTCCTCGAGCGTGGCCAGCCGCTACGACGTCGACCTCGCCACCTCTGACGGCACCGGCGCCACGCTGCCGCTGGTGGTCGCCAACATGACCGCCATCGCCGGCAAGCGGATGGCCGAGACCGTGGCCCGCCGCGGCGGCATCACGGTGATCCCGCAGGACATCCCGATCCCCGTCGTCGCCGACGTGGTGGCGTGGGTCAAGCAGCGGCACACGGTCTTCGACACCCCGATCGAGCTGCGGCCCGACCAGACCGTCGCCGAGGCGCTGTCGCTGATCCCCAAGCGCGCGCACAAGGCAGCGGTGGTCGTGCAGGACGGCCGCCCCGTCGGCGTCGTGTCCGAGGCCGACTGCGCCGAGGTCGACCGCTTCGCGCAGGTCGGCTCCGTGATGAACCAGGCCGTCGTGACCGTCTCGGCGTCCACCGACCCGCGCGAGGTCTACGACGCCATCGAGCGCGCCAAGGCGCCGCTCGCGGTCGCCGTGTCGGAGACCGGCGCGCTGGTCGGCGCGCTGACCCGGCTCGGCGCGCTCCGCGCCACCCTCTACGCGCCCGCGGTCGACGCCACCGGTGGTCTGCGCATCGCCGCGGCCGTCGGCGTCAACGGCGAGGTCAAGGAGCGCGCGTCCGAGCTGCTCGCGGCAGGTGTCGACTGCCTCGTCGTCGACACGGCCCACGGCCACCAGGACCGGATGGTCCAGGCCCTCCAGGCCGTGCGCTCGCTCGCGCCGGAGGTCCCGGTCGCGGCGGGCAACGTCGTGTCCGCCGAAGGCACCCGCGCCCTGGTCGAGGCCGGCGCCGACATCGTCAAGGTGGGCGTCGGGCCGGGCGCCATGTGCACCACGCGCATGATGACCGGCGTCGGCCGTCCGCAGTTCTCCGCGGTCCTCGAGTGCTCCGCGGCCGCTCGCGAGCTGGGCAAGCACGTCTGGGCCGACGGGGGAGTACGCCACCCGCGCGACGTCGCGCTCGCCCTCGCCGCCGGCGCCTCGTCGGTGATGATCGGCTCCTGGTTCGCCGGCACCCACGAGTCGCCCGGCGACCTCATGCACGACGCCGACGGCCGGCCCTTCAAGGTCTCCTTCGGCATGGCGTCGGCGCGCGCCGTGGCCAACCGGACCTCCGGCGAGTCGTCGTACGACCGCGCCCGCAAGGGCCTCTACGAGGAGGGCATCTCCTCCTCGCGGATGTACCTCGACCCGCAGCGCCCCGGCGTCGAGGACCTCATCGACCAGATCTGCTCCGGCGTGCGGTCGTCGTGCACCTACGCCGGCGCCCGCGACCTCACCGAGCTCCACGAGCGCGCGCTCGTCGGCGTCCAGTCGGCCGCCGGGTTCCACGAGGGCCGGCCGCTCGACCGGTCCTGGTGA
- a CDS encoding pyridoxal phosphate-dependent decarboxylase family protein: MPDHAPDDLSRAGHMSPEEFRRQGHAAIDWIADYWASLDELPVRSQLAPGDVRRLLPASAPEDAEPFDAVLDDLDRVVVPGLTHWQHPRFFAYFPANSSPAAILGDLLSSGIGAQGMIWATSPAVTEVEQVVLDWFAEALRLPEAFRSDGPGGGVIQDTASTATFTALLSALHRASGGEARVSGVGGTQWRVYGSTQAHSSLVKAAMMAGLGEDAVRTIDVDPATQAMDVDALRDAMAEDVEAGLRPVMVQAACGSTSTGAMDDVAAIAEVAREWGAWLHVDAAWAGVAAVCPEHRDHLAGVEAADSFVTNPHKWLLTTFDCSTFWVRDRKALTGALSILPEYLRNAATESGEVVDYRDWHPQLGRRFRAIKLWAVLRTYGVSGLREHVRHGIALAGHVADLVAGDDRFEMVTEPALSLVVFRLRAGDEQTLAAMEAVNASGEAYLSHTTVNGVAAIRLAVGSWRTTLADVDRTWRALQEAAVSHG; the protein is encoded by the coding sequence ATGCCAGACCACGCACCAGACGACCTGTCCCGGGCCGGGCACATGTCCCCGGAGGAGTTCCGCCGCCAGGGCCACGCGGCGATCGACTGGATCGCGGACTACTGGGCCTCGCTCGACGAGCTGCCCGTGCGTTCGCAGCTCGCGCCCGGCGACGTACGACGACTCCTGCCCGCGTCGGCACCGGAGGACGCCGAGCCGTTCGACGCCGTGCTCGACGACCTCGACCGCGTGGTGGTCCCGGGCCTCACGCACTGGCAGCACCCGCGGTTCTTCGCGTACTTCCCGGCCAACTCCTCGCCGGCCGCGATCCTCGGCGACCTCCTCTCCAGCGGCATCGGCGCGCAGGGGATGATCTGGGCCACCAGCCCGGCCGTCACCGAGGTCGAGCAAGTCGTGCTCGACTGGTTCGCCGAGGCGTTGAGACTCCCGGAGGCCTTCCGCAGCGACGGGCCGGGTGGCGGCGTCATCCAGGACACCGCGTCGACGGCGACGTTCACCGCGCTCCTCTCGGCGCTGCACCGCGCCAGCGGGGGAGAGGCCCGGGTGTCGGGCGTGGGCGGCACGCAGTGGCGGGTCTACGGCTCGACGCAGGCCCACTCGTCGCTGGTGAAGGCGGCGATGATGGCCGGCCTCGGTGAGGACGCCGTGCGCACCATCGACGTCGACCCCGCCACGCAGGCGATGGACGTCGACGCGCTGCGCGACGCGATGGCCGAGGACGTCGAGGCCGGGCTCCGGCCGGTGATGGTGCAGGCGGCGTGCGGCAGCACGTCGACGGGCGCGATGGACGACGTCGCCGCGATCGCCGAGGTCGCGCGCGAGTGGGGCGCCTGGCTCCACGTCGACGCCGCGTGGGCCGGTGTCGCCGCCGTGTGTCCCGAGCACCGCGACCACCTGGCCGGGGTCGAGGCGGCCGACTCCTTCGTGACGAACCCGCACAAGTGGCTGCTGACGACCTTCGACTGCTCGACCTTCTGGGTGCGCGACCGGAAGGCCCTGACCGGCGCGCTGTCGATCCTCCCGGAGTACCTCCGCAACGCCGCGACCGAGTCCGGCGAGGTCGTCGACTACCGCGACTGGCACCCGCAGCTGGGACGCCGGTTCCGTGCGATCAAGCTCTGGGCCGTGCTCCGCACCTACGGTGTCTCGGGGCTGCGCGAGCACGTCCGGCACGGCATCGCGCTCGCCGGGCACGTCGCCGACCTCGTGGCCGGCGACGACCGCTTCGAGATGGTCACCGAGCCGGCCCTGTCGCTGGTCGTCTTCCGGCTGCGCGCGGGCGACGAGCAGACGCTGGCCGCGATGGAGGCGGTCAACGCCTCCGGCGAGGCCTACCTCAGCCACACGACCGTCAACGGCGTCGCGGCGATCCGGCTCGCCGTCGGGAGCTGGCGCACGACCCTCGCAGACGTCGACCGGACGTGGCGCGCGCTGCAGGAGGCGGCCGTCTCCCACGGCTGA